One window from the genome of Treponema sp. OMZ 838 encodes:
- a CDS encoding Gp15 family bacteriophage protein, with translation MIDLTKAKLPEAIEVSGAFYRIHTDFRYFIRLEQVLNEKGTKPSDCDFMFIQELPPDKIAGIKALVAFMNPPHTLPRKSKREDAGAPVLDYTLDADLIYAAFMQQYHIDLSTAILHWHCFSALLAGLRDTKLNDVIGFRLWENTSGKKDEYTRAMQKLHDAWEIEVKDEAEDAALAEFEARLNGLRKKKKGTIK, from the coding sequence GTGATCGATTTAACCAAAGCAAAGCTCCCCGAAGCGATAGAAGTTTCGGGGGCTTTTTACCGCATTCATACCGATTTCCGCTATTTTATCCGTTTGGAACAGGTGCTTAACGAAAAAGGCACAAAGCCGAGCGACTGCGATTTTATGTTTATTCAAGAGTTGCCCCCCGATAAAATAGCCGGCATAAAGGCGCTCGTTGCTTTTATGAACCCGCCGCACACTTTACCCCGCAAGAGTAAGCGCGAGGATGCAGGCGCGCCGGTACTCGACTACACCCTTGACGCCGATTTAATTTATGCCGCCTTTATGCAGCAGTATCATATCGATTTAAGTACCGCGATTCTCCATTGGCACTGTTTCAGCGCACTGCTCGCAGGTTTGCGAGACACCAAGTTAAATGATGTTATCGGTTTTAGACTCTGGGAAAACACGAGCGGTAAAAAAGACGAATACACCCGCGCAATGCAAAAGCTCCACGACGCATGGGAAATTGAAGTAAAAGATGAAGCAGAAGATGCCGCCCTTGCCGAGTTTGAAGCAAGGCTGAACGGCTTGCGGAAAAAGAAAAAAGGAACTATTAAATGA